The following coding sequences are from one Epilithonimonas vandammei window:
- a CDS encoding GLPGLI family protein: MKQLFLLSFFLISISVTSQSQRFYYDYQFQTDSTDLETKMSELMVLDIDKKGSKYYSEYVFQNDSIMDAQFKKNMAAHSDDPVPMSGKQGVVGYKIMKSYPDFKINHIVSLDMTLYDFNQQVKINWKILSDKNKIGTWNVQKAEADFAGRKWIAWFSTDIPLQDGPYKFYGLPGLIVKIEDLSGFHKIELKGIKNNTLERDILAFEFEKPIKLDYKKYQTVYKNYRKDPMANLKKKAQEGQFYVTDDAGNKLDNKDYMKSQEKMMMDRMKKNNNILELDLLK; the protein is encoded by the coding sequence ATGAAACAATTATTTTTATTAAGTTTCTTTCTAATTTCAATTTCAGTAACCTCTCAAAGCCAAAGATTTTATTACGATTATCAGTTCCAAACAGATTCTACTGATTTGGAAACAAAAATGTCTGAATTAATGGTTCTTGATATTGATAAAAAAGGCTCCAAATATTACAGCGAATATGTTTTTCAAAACGACTCCATAATGGATGCTCAATTCAAAAAAAATATGGCCGCTCATAGTGATGATCCAGTTCCTATGTCTGGAAAACAAGGTGTGGTTGGGTATAAAATTATGAAGTCTTACCCTGATTTTAAAATTAATCACATTGTTTCGTTGGATATGACACTTTATGATTTTAATCAACAAGTCAAAATTAATTGGAAAATTTTATCAGATAAGAATAAAATTGGAACTTGGAACGTTCAAAAAGCTGAAGCTGATTTTGCAGGTAGAAAATGGATTGCTTGGTTTTCAACCGACATTCCACTTCAGGACGGACCTTATAAATTCTATGGTTTGCCAGGTCTTATTGTAAAGATTGAAGATCTATCTGGCTTCCATAAGATAGAATTGAAAGGAATTAAAAATAATACTCTTGAAAGAGATATTCTTGCTTTTGAATTCGAAAAGCCAATTAAGCTAGATTATAAAAAATATCAGACAGTATATAAAAATTACAGGAAAGATCCTATGGCGAATTTGAAAAAGAAAGCGCAGGAAGGTCAGTTTTACGTAACAGATGATGCGGGTAATAAATTAGATAACAAAGACTATATGAAGTCTCAAGAGAAAATGATGATGGATAGAATGAAAAAGAATAATAACATCTTAGAATTAGACCTATTGAAATAG
- a CDS encoding DNA topoisomerase IB, translating to MKLLRQSSGKNFFYTTKDQLTIKDKDKIDYIKSLVIPPAWTDVEITTNKRAKILAVGRDQKGRKQYIYNPKFRAKKDADKFDRILHFAESLEHMRRVTGQHLRKKKMTREKVLAAMVRLLDSAYFRPGSPKYTQQNQSYGLTTIRKKHLNIEGDEMVFSYKGKSGKFQEKHIINSKLSKVISELEELPGYRLFKYHDENGELITVESQDLNQYIKEIMGEEFSAKDFRTWAGTMIAAGILDELGICEKQQQKEMKKRIRNAIVAVSEKLGNTPSVARDSYINPRIFEHYKNGQTINYFQKEIKKLLRKNENLSETEVGVLYMLKSKLK from the coding sequence ATGAAACTTTTGAGACAATCTTCAGGTAAAAATTTTTTCTATACGACAAAAGATCAATTAACTATAAAAGATAAGGATAAAATTGATTATATCAAATCTCTCGTCATACCACCTGCCTGGACAGATGTGGAAATCACAACCAATAAAAGAGCGAAAATTCTAGCTGTAGGCAGAGACCAAAAAGGCAGAAAGCAATATATTTATAACCCGAAATTCCGGGCAAAAAAAGATGCAGACAAGTTTGACAGAATTCTGCATTTCGCAGAAAGCCTGGAACATATGCGACGCGTTACAGGGCAGCATCTCCGAAAGAAAAAAATGACACGTGAAAAAGTTCTAGCGGCAATGGTTAGACTTTTAGATTCCGCTTACTTTAGACCAGGAAGCCCCAAATATACGCAACAAAATCAGAGCTATGGATTAACGACAATCCGCAAAAAACACCTTAACATCGAAGGTGATGAAATGGTATTTTCTTACAAAGGAAAATCGGGAAAATTTCAAGAAAAGCATATCATCAATTCCAAATTATCAAAAGTTATTTCTGAACTGGAAGAATTGCCAGGCTACAGACTCTTTAAATATCACGATGAAAACGGTGAACTGATAACTGTTGAAAGCCAAGATTTGAACCAATATATCAAAGAAATAATGGGCGAGGAATTCTCAGCAAAAGACTTCAGAACGTGGGCTGGAACAATGATTGCCGCAGGAATTCTGGACGAACTCGGTATTTGTGAAAAACAACAACAGAAGGAAATGAAAAAACGGATTCGGAATGCGATTGTAGCTGTATCGGAAAAACTCGGTAATACACCTTCTGTGGCAAGAGATTCCTATATAAATCCGAGAATTTTTGAGCATTATAAAAACGGACAGACCATCAACTATTTCCAGAAAGAAATTAAAAAACTCCTAAGAAAAAATGAAAATCTGTCTGAAACTGAAGTAGGTGTTTTATATATGCTGAAATCTAAACTTAAATAA
- a CDS encoding NAD(P)H-hydrate dehydratase, which translates to MKILSSSQIKECDSATIEKGISSISLMENAAKKCANWIVDNFKSNQSFSIFCGNGNNGGDGFAIARILYEKGFDVAVFIDENNSKFSEDAKINLNKIKPISGITIKDYSEFENNNFIIIDALFGYGLNRELSDDFKNLIEKLNQIQVPKISIDIPTGLYADKIIEENSTVFKADFTLTFQFYKRSFLHPETGKFCGMIIVLNIDLDEDFINKTETDYFVIDETVIKNIYKPREEFSHKGTFGKSILVGGSYGKMGAILMSSLSALKTGSGLTFTIAPECGNVILQSQVPEAMFIDSGENHINEIEIQDKAVYGIGPGLGKEIETQKALLEFLENYKNPVVLDADALNILAENQKLNLIPKNSVITPHPLEFERLFGKTENSFERIELAKQKAKELQIFIILKDHHTAVITPEKKVFYNITGNSGMAKGGSGDVLTGILTSLISQKYDIEQACIFGVWLHGKAGDFAAAAYSKESMLPTDLINKIGSAYQYLNT; encoded by the coding sequence ATGAAAATCCTTTCATCTTCTCAAATCAAAGAATGTGATTCTGCAACCATAGAAAAAGGAATTTCTTCTATCAGTCTGATGGAAAATGCCGCGAAAAAATGCGCAAATTGGATTGTGGATAATTTTAAATCAAATCAAAGTTTCTCAATCTTTTGTGGAAACGGAAATAATGGAGGCGATGGATTCGCAATTGCAAGGATTCTTTACGAGAAAGGATTTGATGTCGCTGTTTTTATTGATGAAAATAACTCTAAGTTTTCTGAAGATGCAAAAATTAATCTTAATAAAATAAAACCAATCAGCGGAATTACAATTAAAGATTATTCTGAATTTGAAAATAATAATTTTATAATCATTGACGCATTATTTGGTTATGGACTGAACCGAGAATTGTCTGACGATTTTAAAAATTTAATTGAAAAATTAAATCAGATTCAAGTTCCAAAAATTTCTATTGATATTCCAACAGGACTTTATGCGGATAAAATAATTGAAGAAAATTCTACGGTTTTCAAAGCAGATTTTACCTTGACTTTCCAGTTCTACAAAAGAAGTTTTCTTCATCCAGAAACGGGAAAGTTTTGTGGAATGATTATCGTTTTGAATATTGATCTTGATGAAGATTTTATTAATAAAACAGAAACCGATTATTTTGTAATTGATGAAACTGTAATTAAAAACATTTACAAACCTAGAGAAGAATTCAGTCATAAAGGAACTTTCGGAAAAAGTATTTTAGTGGGCGGAAGTTATGGTAAAATGGGCGCCATTCTGATGTCTTCTTTATCTGCTTTGAAAACCGGAAGTGGTTTGACTTTTACCATTGCGCCAGAATGTGGGAATGTTATTTTGCAATCTCAAGTTCCTGAAGCAATGTTCATAGATTCGGGCGAAAATCATATTAATGAAATCGAAATTCAGGATAAAGCAGTTTACGGAATCGGACCTGGTTTAGGAAAAGAGATCGAAACACAAAAAGCTCTATTAGAATTTCTTGAAAATTATAAAAATCCTGTTGTCCTGGATGCAGATGCGCTTAACATTTTAGCAGAAAATCAAAAATTAAATCTAATTCCAAAAAACTCAGTCATTACACCACATCCGCTGGAATTTGAAAGGTTGTTTGGAAAAACAGAAAACTCTTTTGAAAGAATAGAATTAGCAAAACAAAAAGCGAAAGAATTGCAAATTTTTATCATTCTGAAGGATCATCATACAGCTGTAATCACTCCAGAAAAAAAAGTGTTTTATAATATCACAGGCAATTCCGGAATGGCAAAAGGTGGAAGCGGAGATGTTCTGACAGGGATTTTAACATCATTAATTTCTCAAAAATATGACATTGAACAAGCATGCATCTTCGGCGTTTGGCTTCACGGAAAAGCAGGCGACTTTGCGGCAGCAGCATATTCAAAAGAATCAATGCTTCCAACAGATCTCATTAATAAAATTGGAAGTGCTTACCAATATCTGAATACTTAA
- a CDS encoding cell division protein FtsX, with product MPKTVDDFNKSRLRSSNITVVISISLVLFLVGLFGLILINAQKYSDYIKEQLVVEAYFDEYLDPRDSAKTLKFQEETFAKIKQQNYVKQAEYISKEKASVLAKKQLGIDSDALFEEDIFPASVEVTLKPEFVDPQKIDGVVNQLKAIDGVKDVVNDNKLTIDVYNNLNRILTWIFAFSVLFLVVAIVLINNSIRLKIFSKRFIIKTMQLVGAKRRFILMPFIKEALVLGLIGALIALLALGGTWYYFTSQIGTPFVQDTNQYVLLVIIILFVGIFITIASTIFATWRFLRSNVDDLYYS from the coding sequence ATGCCAAAGACAGTTGATGACTTTAACAAAAGCAGATTAAGATCAAGTAATATTACGGTAGTTATCAGTATTTCACTGGTTTTGTTTCTAGTAGGATTATTCGGGTTGATACTGATCAATGCTCAGAAATATTCTGATTACATCAAGGAGCAGCTGGTAGTAGAAGCTTACTTTGATGAGTATCTGGATCCACGAGATTCTGCAAAAACATTAAAATTCCAAGAGGAAACTTTTGCAAAAATCAAGCAACAAAATTATGTCAAGCAAGCAGAATACATTTCCAAAGAAAAAGCTTCTGTTCTGGCTAAAAAACAATTGGGAATAGACTCAGATGCATTGTTTGAGGAAGATATTTTCCCTGCATCTGTGGAGGTAACCCTAAAACCGGAGTTCGTAGATCCGCAAAAAATTGACGGTGTTGTAAATCAGCTGAAAGCTATAGATGGTGTGAAAGATGTGGTAAATGATAATAAACTTACCATAGATGTTTACAATAATTTGAACAGAATACTGACTTGGATTTTTGCCTTTTCAGTTTTATTCCTAGTTGTTGCCATTGTCCTGATAAATAATTCGATTAGACTAAAAATATTTTCAAAACGATTCATTATCAAAACTATGCAGCTTGTAGGGGCAAAGAGAAGATTTATTCTTATGCCTTTTATCAAGGAAGCTCTGGTTTTGGGACTGATTGGTGCCTTAATCGCTTTACTAGCGTTAGGCGGAACGTGGTATTATTTCACAAGTCAGATAGGAACACCTTTCGTACAGGATACAAATCAGTATGTTTTACTGGTAATCATAATTCTTTTTGTAGGTATTTTTATTACCATTGCAAGTACTATCTTTGCAACCTGGAGATTCTTACGAAGTAACGTAGATGATCTTTATTACTCATAA
- the mscL gene encoding large conductance mechanosensitive channel protein MscL, which translates to MGFVKEFKEFAFKGNVVDLAVGVIIGGAFGAIVKSLVDDVITPLLLTPALKAAGAENIKELAWNGVTYGNFLSSVISFLVIAFVLFWLIKVANKLNKKPEAAPAGPSSTDQLLMEIRDELKKKA; encoded by the coding sequence ATGGGATTTGTAAAAGAATTTAAAGAGTTTGCATTCAAAGGGAATGTAGTAGACTTAGCAGTCGGTGTCATCATTGGTGGCGCATTTGGCGCAATCGTAAAATCATTGGTAGATGATGTAATTACACCACTTTTATTGACACCAGCTTTGAAAGCTGCCGGTGCAGAAAACATCAAAGAATTGGCTTGGAACGGTGTAACTTACGGAAATTTCTTATCATCCGTAATCAGCTTTTTGGTAATTGCTTTTGTTTTATTTTGGTTAATAAAAGTTGCTAATAAACTTAATAAAAAACCAGAAGCAGCTCCTGCAGGACCATCTTCTACGGATCAATTACTGATGGAAATCCGTGACGAACTTAAGAAAAAAGCTTAA
- a CDS encoding undecaprenyl-diphosphate phosphatase, giving the protein MDLIKAIIIAIIEGLTEYLPISSTAHMGFAASLMGLEETEFLKMFQVSIQFGAILSVVVAYWKKFFDFSNLQFYYKLAFAVIPALVLGFFLDDAIESVLGNQIAISAVLVLGGVVLLFADNWFKKPIIHDEKEITIKKAVTIGFWQCLAMMPGTSRSAASIIGGMSQGLSRKAAAEFSFFLAVPTMLAVTVYSVFVKTWGKETPNPMKGYEMILESQDHILIFIIGNIVAFVVAWIAIKSFIALLNKYGFRPWGWYRIFVGIALLVYFYWFK; this is encoded by the coding sequence ATGGATTTGATCAAAGCAATTATAATTGCAATCATAGAAGGACTTACAGAATATCTTCCGATTTCTTCAACTGCTCATATGGGATTTGCAGCAAGCTTGATGGGATTAGAAGAAACTGAATTTCTTAAGATGTTTCAGGTATCCATTCAGTTTGGTGCTATCCTTTCTGTTGTAGTTGCCTATTGGAAAAAATTCTTTGATTTTAGTAATCTTCAGTTTTATTATAAGTTAGCTTTTGCAGTAATTCCTGCTTTAGTTCTTGGTTTTTTTCTTGATGATGCCATAGAATCTGTTCTCGGAAACCAAATTGCTATCTCTGCTGTTTTGGTTTTAGGCGGAGTTGTCTTATTGTTTGCAGATAATTGGTTCAAAAAGCCAATTATTCACGATGAGAAAGAAATTACAATCAAAAAAGCAGTAACTATTGGTTTTTGGCAATGTTTGGCAATGATGCCAGGAACAAGTAGAAGTGCTGCTTCTATTATTGGAGGAATGTCTCAAGGATTATCAAGAAAAGCGGCTGCTGAATTTTCATTTTTCTTGGCAGTTCCCACGATGTTAGCCGTTACGGTTTATTCGGTATTTGTAAAAACTTGGGGAAAAGAAACGCCAAATCCAATGAAAGGTTACGAAATGATTTTGGAATCTCAGGATCATATTTTAATTTTCATCATTGGAAATATTGTAGCGTTTGTTGTTGCTTGGATTGCAATCAAATCATTCATTGCTTTGTTGAATAAATATGGTTTCCGACCTTGGGGCTGGTATCGTATTTTTGTCGGTATTGCTTTGTTGGTTTATTTTTATTGGTTTAAATAA
- the truB gene encoding tRNA pseudouridine(55) synthase TruB, producing MTAEELQSGHLFLLDKPLDWTSFQAVNKLKYKLKREFKELPKKFKIGHAGTLDPKATGLLIVCTGKFTKKIPEIQDAPKEYWTEIKIGVQTESYDTEKPEILHQDYSHITEEQIHQALEKFLGEIDQKPPVFSALKIDGKRAYDLARAGEDVEMKSRKTTIHYINDIKIDLPLVSFTVGCSKGTYIRSLAHDIGQELEVGAYLTQLRRTKIGDYSVENATADFINDDFKISE from the coding sequence ATGACGGCAGAAGAATTACAATCCGGACACCTATTTCTATTGGACAAACCTTTGGATTGGACCAGTTTTCAGGCTGTTAATAAATTGAAATACAAACTCAAAAGAGAGTTCAAAGAATTACCAAAGAAATTCAAAATTGGGCACGCTGGAACTTTGGATCCTAAAGCTACAGGATTATTAATTGTTTGCACGGGTAAATTCACAAAGAAGATTCCAGAGATTCAGGATGCGCCAAAAGAATATTGGACAGAGATAAAAATCGGCGTTCAAACCGAATCTTATGATACGGAGAAACCAGAGATTTTACATCAAGATTATTCTCATATTACAGAAGAGCAGATTCATCAAGCATTAGAGAAATTTCTTGGAGAAATAGATCAAAAACCACCTGTTTTTTCTGCGCTTAAGATTGATGGAAAACGAGCTTACGATCTTGCAAGAGCCGGAGAAGACGTGGAAATGAAATCCAGAAAAACGACAATTCATTATATTAATGATATTAAAATTGATTTGCCTTTAGTTTCTTTCACAGTTGGTTGTTCAAAAGGAACGTACATCAGAAGTTTAGCTCACGATATTGGACAAGAATTAGAAGTTGGAGCTTATCTTACACAGCTTAGAAGAACTAAAATCGGAGATTATTCTGTGGAAAATGCAACTGCCGATTTTATTAACGATGATTTTAAAATCTCAGAATAA
- a CDS encoding MerR family transcriptional regulator — protein sequence MKLNLPDKLYYSIGEVAKAFDVNTSLIRYWEQEFPIIKPKKNKKGNRYFTPSDIENLKIIYHLVKEKGYTLDGARVALTTNTKISETITIIDRLEFIKAELLKLKNSLND from the coding sequence ATGAAACTTAATCTTCCTGACAAACTCTATTATTCTATTGGCGAAGTTGCAAAAGCTTTTGATGTCAATACTTCCCTGATTCGCTATTGGGAACAGGAATTTCCTATCATCAAACCTAAGAAAAACAAGAAAGGAAACCGCTATTTTACACCTTCTGATATTGAGAATTTGAAAATTATTTATCATTTGGTTAAGGAAAAAGGCTACACGCTTGACGGCGCGAGAGTTGCATTGACAACTAACACCAAAATCTCCGAAACCATTACTATTATTGACAGATTGGAGTTTATCAAAGCTGAACTTCTGAAGCTTAAGAATTCTTTAAACGATTAA
- the rluF gene encoding 23S rRNA pseudouridine(2604) synthase RluF, whose protein sequence is MEKIRINKYLSEVGFCSRREADRLLEEGRITINGRVPELGTKVSDEDEIFVDGKTIKKVEEEFVYIAFNKPVGIVCTTDTKREKNNIVDYINHPKRIFPIGRLDKPSEGLILLTSDGDIVNKILRARNNHEKEYYVRVNKPITEKFLEKMRNGVPILDTVTKKCEVEKIDTMNFRIVLTQGLNRQIRRMCEHLDYEVKKLKRVRIMNIKLDLPVGKWRDLTPQEMNELNGLLEDSSKTFE, encoded by the coding sequence ATGGAAAAAATAAGAATCAACAAATATTTGTCAGAAGTAGGTTTTTGCTCCAGAAGAGAAGCAGACAGACTTTTGGAAGAAGGTAGAATTACCATCAATGGTAGAGTTCCGGAATTGGGAACCAAAGTTTCTGACGAAGATGAGATTTTCGTAGATGGGAAAACCATCAAAAAAGTTGAAGAGGAGTTCGTTTATATCGCCTTCAATAAACCGGTTGGAATAGTTTGTACAACTGATACGAAGCGCGAAAAGAATAATATTGTAGATTATATCAATCATCCAAAGCGTATTTTCCCAATCGGAAGGTTAGATAAACCGAGCGAAGGTTTGATTCTTCTGACTTCTGATGGTGATATTGTCAACAAAATCCTGAGAGCCAGAAACAATCACGAGAAAGAATATTATGTAAGAGTTAATAAGCCAATCACGGAAAAGTTTCTTGAGAAAATGAGAAACGGTGTTCCGATTCTTGACACAGTTACTAAGAAATGTGAAGTCGAAAAAATCGACACAATGAATTTCCGAATCGTTCTAACGCAAGGTCTCAACCGTCAAATCCGAAGAATGTGCGAACATTTGGATTACGAAGTGAAGAAACTGAAGCGGGTGAGAATTATGAATATAAAACTTGATCTTCCCGTAGGAAAATGGCGTGATTTGACTCCCCAGGAAATGAATGAATTGAATGGTTTATTAGAAGACTCCAGCAAAACGTTTGAGTGA
- a CDS encoding helix-hairpin-helix domain-containing protein has product MNPKLPFQIRKRQIFSLAIFGILIIFSQIAFSIYKKNQHYEKPQITFITPKDEEIILTEFNPNDLDESQWKNLGFSEKQVKTILKYKDIVGGNFKSKAQFKKCYAVSAEKYESLEKYILLPESNSDFKNNQPSYKPYEKKKLNIKGKFNPDSYTQKDWENLGFSEKQSAAILKYKNYLGGSFISKEKLRECFMINDEQFSQLSPYLILPSKTPENLAQKFEKKKEKEVVKINYYFDPNDLNQEQWQALGFSEKQANVIVNYRERNLRGSFKSLEDIQKCFMISPEKFEEMKPWIRLSIADKPKQTEEKTVVAEKSDFSKINLNQITFKQLQEFGFTEKDSAGILAFRKKLGGFINKQQLLETYEIDRALGEKLIYVAKLDNSDVPKYSLANAPEDWLKKHPYFRYSADRIIFYRTSYPDDKKIWKYLKMKPEYEEKMRLYIINDKL; this is encoded by the coding sequence ATGAATCCAAAATTACCTTTCCAAATCCGGAAAAGGCAAATTTTCAGCCTAGCAATTTTCGGAATTCTCATTATTTTTTCACAGATTGCTTTTTCGATTTATAAAAAAAATCAGCATTACGAAAAACCTCAAATCACTTTCATTACACCGAAAGATGAAGAAATTATTCTGACCGAATTTAACCCCAATGATTTGGATGAAAGTCAATGGAAGAATCTTGGTTTCAGTGAAAAGCAAGTCAAAACAATTTTGAAATATAAAGATATTGTCGGGGGAAATTTCAAATCAAAAGCTCAATTCAAAAAATGTTATGCGGTTTCTGCTGAAAAATATGAATCTTTAGAGAAATACATTCTTCTTCCAGAATCTAATTCTGACTTCAAAAATAATCAACCTTCTTATAAACCTTACGAAAAGAAAAAACTGAACATCAAAGGGAAATTCAATCCAGATTCTTACACTCAAAAAGATTGGGAAAATCTTGGTTTTTCTGAGAAACAATCGGCTGCTATTTTAAAATATAAAAATTATCTGGGTGGAAGTTTCATCAGCAAAGAAAAGCTGAGAGAATGTTTTATGATTAATGATGAACAGTTCTCGCAACTGTCACCTTATTTGATTTTACCTAGCAAAACGCCAGAAAATCTAGCTCAAAAATTTGAGAAAAAGAAAGAGAAAGAAGTGGTGAAAATCAACTATTATTTTGATCCAAACGATTTGAATCAAGAACAATGGCAAGCTTTGGGATTTTCTGAAAAACAAGCCAACGTAATCGTCAATTATCGCGAAAGAAACTTGCGAGGAAGTTTTAAATCTTTGGAAGACATCCAAAAATGTTTTATGATTTCGCCAGAAAAATTTGAAGAAATGAAACCTTGGATTAGACTTTCTATTGCTGATAAACCTAAACAAACTGAAGAAAAAACTGTTGTTGCAGAAAAAAGTGATTTTTCAAAAATTAATCTTAATCAAATCACTTTTAAACAATTGCAGGAATTTGGATTTACCGAAAAAGATTCTGCTGGGATTTTGGCTTTCAGAAAGAAACTTGGTGGTTTCATAAACAAACAACAACTTTTGGAAACTTACGAAATTGACAGAGCTTTGGGCGAAAAATTGATCTATGTTGCAAAACTTGACAATTCAGATGTTCCAAAATATTCTTTAGCCAATGCCCCAGAAGATTGGCTGAAAAAACATCCTTACTTCCGATATTCCGCAGACAGAATTATCTTTTATAGAACCTCTTATCCCGATGATAAAAAAATCTGGAAATATTTGAAAATGAAACCTGAATACGAGGAAAAAATGAGACTTTATATTATTAATGATAAATTATAG
- a CDS encoding DUF3098 domain-containing protein: MAKKTHNKYSADDFGAPSDNTEKKTFYFGSKNFKLMLIGLGMILLGFVLMLGADANTTPDGKFDPNYWNEDIFSFRRIRLAPMLVIAGFVVQVFAILKRNKD, from the coding sequence ATGGCAAAAAAAACACACAATAAATATTCGGCTGATGATTTTGGCGCACCGTCCGATAACACAGAAAAAAAGACATTCTATTTCGGAAGTAAAAATTTCAAACTAATGCTTATTGGACTTGGAATGATTTTATTAGGTTTTGTTTTGATGTTAGGCGCAGATGCCAACACCACTCCCGATGGCAAATTTGATCCCAATTATTGGAACGAAGATATATTTTCCTTCAGAAGAATCAGATTAGCACCGATGTTGGTTATTGCTGGATTTGTGGTTCAGGTTTTTGCAATTCTGAAAAGAAACAAAGATTAA
- a CDS encoding DEAD/DEAH box helicase yields MELQPIFEKLQIQDMNQMQKSIYKASENDTDVVLLSPTGSGKTLGFLFPVLRNLKSDVKGIQTLILVPARELALQIEQVFKSMGTDFKVSVAYGGHDKKIEINNLIEAPAVLIGTPGRIAYHLKNENFNPGTINTLVLDEFDKALELGFQEDMEYIIGSLNGLSQRFLTSATVMDNIPKFVELNNEKTVNFLKENEAKPNIQLKKVMTTPEEKLNTLFQLICKIGNKRTLIFCNHRDAVDRISELLREKGIQRETFHGGMEQDERERALLKFRNDSARILITTDLASRGLDIPEVESIVHYQLPPKEDAFIHRNGRSARMNAKGFAYLIMTEDENFPFIKSHTPEENVSESNRVPERTPNQTIYISAGKKDKVNKVDIVGYLIKKGGLGKDDIGLIEVKDTTSYVAVNRKKTIELLKQLANEKLKGKKVKIEIAY; encoded by the coding sequence ATGGAATTACAACCGATATTCGAAAAACTGCAGATTCAGGATATGAATCAAATGCAGAAATCTATATACAAAGCATCCGAGAACGATACCGACGTGGTTTTATTATCCCCAACCGGTTCAGGGAAAACATTAGGCTTTTTGTTTCCTGTTCTTAGAAATTTGAAATCTGATGTTAAAGGAATCCAGACCTTAATTCTAGTTCCGGCAAGAGAATTAGCTTTACAGATCGAACAGGTTTTCAAATCGATGGGCACAGATTTCAAAGTTTCTGTGGCTTACGGCGGACACGATAAAAAGATAGAAATCAACAACCTAATTGAAGCTCCTGCAGTCTTAATCGGAACACCGGGAAGAATCGCTTATCACTTGAAGAACGAAAATTTCAATCCGGGAACCATCAATACTTTGGTTTTGGATGAGTTCGATAAGGCTCTGGAATTAGGCTTCCAAGAAGATATGGAATACATCATTGGCTCGCTTAATGGACTTTCACAACGTTTTTTGACTTCTGCAACGGTGATGGACAACATTCCGAAGTTTGTAGAACTCAATAACGAAAAGACAGTCAATTTCTTAAAAGAAAATGAAGCAAAACCAAACATTCAGCTAAAAAAGGTAATGACTACACCTGAAGAAAAACTGAATACACTTTTCCAACTCATCTGCAAAATCGGAAACAAAAGAACGTTGATTTTCTGTAATCATCGAGATGCTGTGGATAGAATCTCAGAATTATTAAGAGAAAAAGGCATCCAACGGGAAACTTTCCACGGCGGTATGGAACAGGACGAAAGAGAACGCGCACTTTTGAAATTCAGAAACGATTCTGCAAGAATTTTGATTACAACCGATTTGGCATCACGAGGTTTGGACATCCCGGAAGTTGAATCGATTGTGCATTACCAATTACCGCCAAAAGAAGATGCTTTCATCCATAGAAACGGAAGAAGTGCGAGAATGAATGCGAAAGGTTTTGCTTATTTAATTATGACAGAAGACGAAAATTTCCCCTTCATCAAAAGCCATACACCTGAAGAAAATGTTTCGGAAAGCAACCGAGTTCCTGAAAGAACACCGAATCAAACCATCTACATCAGCGCCGGAAAAAAAGACAAAGTCAACAAAGTTGATATTGTAGGTTATCTAATCAAAAAAGGTGGTCTCGGAAAAGATGACATTGGTTTAATCGAGGTAAAAGATACAACTTCCTACGTTGCTGTCAACCGAAAAAAAACCATCGAATTGCTCAAACAATTAGCCAACGAAAAGTTGAAAGGCAAAAAAGTGAAAATAGAAATCGCTTATTGA